In Desulfovibrio sp. UIB00, the sequence GCAAAGGCTTCCCGCAGTTGCATCACATGGTCAAGGCTGCGGGCGTACAGGCGGAATCCGGGGTAAACGCGCTCGCCCTGCGGGCGGGGTTCGCCTGTCCAGCCGTTCTGCGCGCCCAGTTCGGGCACAGCGCGGCCATCACGGTAGTCTTCCGTAGCTTCCATAAGAGGCAGCGGCACGTAGGCCACATCCTTCTGCTGAGCCGCCAGAGGCAGCACTGCCGCCACGCGCAGGGCCACGCGGGCAGTCTGCACCTTGCCCTGAAAGCGCCGTTCAACCTTTCCATTAAGGGTGTCGCCCTGCTTGAGGTGCAGCTTTTCCGCCGCTGAGGAAGACAGGGTTACGCCAACGGCTTCTGTATCTGGCATTTGCGGCATGGTCGGCACCCCAGCGCCAAAGCGCAGCAACAGGGGGTCGCCCTCTGCGGTCGGCTCCAGCGAGGCCACCAACACAGAGCGAGCATCGCCATTGCCCGCGCTCAGATCCATGGTGGCGGCAATGGAGCGAGTGCGTGGCAGCACAAAGGCCACATCTGGATGGGCTGCCAGTTTGGCAAGATATTCAGGCGTGTATCTGCCGCTTATGACAGGCGAAATCTCAAGATTGCGGGGATCGTTACGCAAGCGCTCGGTGAGGGTTTGCACCACGCCAAATTTTACGCCGTAGAGCACCAGCAGGGGAGTAAGCACTGCTGCCAGCCCAAGCACGGCGCAGGCCGAGAGCAAAAATTCGTGCCAGTAGTCCTTGCAGGCCAGCCGCAGCATGGTTGTCCAGGTATTCGCCGCCATGGTCAGGCCGCCCTCCCTGTCCAGTGGAGAATAGACGCGGTGCCGCCCTTGTCCTGCTCCACGCGTACCGGCGCGAGCACAAAGCCAGCCTGACGCGCCTGCTCAAGGTTGTGCGTGACCATGACCACAGTGATGCTTAACTGGCGCGCCAATTCACCAAAAAGCCGCAGCACGTTGGCCGCATGGCCGGGATCAAGCGCGGCAGTGGGTTCGTCCGCCAGCACGACAGATGGCCCGTGCGCCAGCGCCGAGGCTATGGCGACCCGCTGGCGTTCACCTACGGAGAGCGTTGCCGGGTAATGCCCCAGCAAGTGCCCGATGCCAAGCCGATCAACAATGGTAGTGATGGCCTCCTGACGCTTGGCAAGGGTGCCAAGGCTCTTGCAGCGAAGCACAATATTTTCCCGCGCGCTTAAAAATGGCAGCAGGCCGCCTGTTTGCAGCACATAGCCAAGATGGTGCAGGCGCAGCAGGGCCAGAGCGTCGGTGCCGCCACTACGCCACGCAGCCAGAATATCCGTGGAGGCCCCGGCCTGCGGGCTGAACGCAAAACTGGCGGCGGCACTGGCGGGATGGGGCAGGTTGCCTTGCTTCGCCTCGGTCGGCTTATGTGGCAGGGCAAAACCCTCGGGTGTCATATCCGGGCTGAGGGCACAGGCCAGCATATCCAGCGCGGTGCTTTTGCCGCAACCGCTGGGGCCAACAAGAGCCAGCAGACTGCCACGCGGGACGTCAAGCTGCTCTATGCGCAGGCGAAAGCCTTCGTCTCCGGGCCGGGTTTTGCCAATATTGCGCAGGCTGAAAACCATGTCGGACATTAAAACTCCAAGCATTGCGGCGGGCCGCAGACTTTTGCTGTTGCCCGTCTGCGGCCCCATTGCGTGCCCGTTTGGGCCAAGACCATGAAAAATTCTGTTTCCTGCCTGGGGAAGGGAGCCTTTTATCAAGGGCGTGTACGCTTCTGGTACTCAACCTGAATAAAAAGGCTATCTGGCGCAGGCAGGGGACACAAAGACCTAGGGGAGCATGCTCAGCGGCACACGGTAAACCCAGTCGCCGGGGTTGGCCTGACCGAAGCTTTCCCAGTTGGCGCGGTCGCGGTCATATTCCTCATAGCGGGCAAGCCGGGATTTGAGGCGGTTGATAAAGGCCGTCTGCTCGCCCACGCTCATGCGGTACCAGTCTTCCTCGCGCAGCAGCATGACGTCGCTCTTGTAGGGCAGACCGTCCAGAAATTCGGAAAGCACGCCAAGTTCGGCCAGATTCTTGCCCTGCGAGGGCATGTTGGGATCGCGGGCCATACGGGTGGAGGCAGAAAGCACACCCTGGAAAAAGTCGCGCGCGTCAGTCTTCTTGGTGCGCTCGGCATTGTCGATGATGGCTTTGAGCTGGGCGCTCAGGTCGTTGAGCTGGTTCTTGGTCAGCAGCACGGCCACGTCAACGCAAGGGGTCTGCCTGCTCTTGGCAAGCTGGTTCAGATCCATATCTGCAATCCATGAATTTACCACGGAAGGCGCGGCATTTTCACGCGCCTTGCCGAGGTATTCAAGCTGCATGGCATAGCCGAGGGTCGCGGCCAGATTGGCGGCCTGATCCTCCGCTGAAGCCGTCTGCGGCTTCTCGTCCTTGGGCTTGGTCATGATCTTGCCTTCGGCGGTGTTCTTGACCATATCGAGCATGCCGGTTGCCAGAGTCTTGGTGATGGCGGCAAACTGCTCCGCACCCTTGGCGGGCGTGGGTGCAGACACAACCAGATAGTTGGAGCGGTTGCCAGAAAGCTTGCTCAGCGCGCGGTAGCTCTGCTCCGCATAGGCGTGGTTGGCGTTGCCGCCGGGGCTTTTGAGATGCAGGGCGGTAATCCAGATGCCCTTTTGGCGGGCAAAGTCGTTGACTTCGCTCGGGCCCATGGCCACAGAGGCGAACTTGTCGCCGCCCTTGAGCGGGCCAGCATCGGTGATCAGCAGGATAAGGCGCGAGGAATAGTCGCCCCAGTTCAGGCCTTCCACGGCCTTGTACACGCCAGCCAGCGAATCCTCGTTGAAGTCGTGGCTGGAAACCTTGGCTTCCTGCACTTTTGAAAGCTTGTCTTCAAGGCTTTTGCGGTCTTTTGCCGTGGCAAAATCGCTCACAACCTCGGTGGTGTATTCCAGACCGGGCGTAGCCTTGGTGCTGCTGCGAAAGGCCACAACGGCAAAGCCCACGTTGTCGGTCATGTGATCTTTTTCAATCTTGTCGTATATCTGCCGAACCACGTTCAGGCTCTGGTCGATATAGGGCTTCATGGAAATGGTGGTGTCGATGACAAGGGCAATACCGGTCTTGGGCGGGCCGTTCTTGCCGTCTTTGTTCTTGCCGTTGCCGGGGTCAATGGAGGCCACCCGCAGAAACTTGACGCCGTCAAAGGGGTCTTTCATGTCCAGTATGGGCATGAGATAAAAGCGCTTTTCAGACACCGCGCCCTGCGCGTCCGCAGGTTCGCTGGCAAGGATGGGCATGGTTTCCGGCGCGGGCTGGTTGCTCTGCCGCAGGCTTGCTGCCTGCGCTTCAAGGGCATCGAGCCTTTTTTCCATGTCTGGAGCGGAACACAGCTCGTTCAGGCCGGTTTCCGTCTTGAAAAACAGCACAGGATCGCGCCCGGTGCGCGGCGTAAACAGCAGGGTGAGCGACTGGTTCCAGTCCGTAGCCTTGGCGGCTTCCATCCAGCCCTCGGGCTGCGCGGTGGAAGCACCAACCTGAATGTACGCGTCCTTGCGGTCATAGACGTACATAACCGTAAAGGGCACCACGCTTTTGCGCACCACGGCGCCATCGGCCTTTGGCTCGGCCAGCAGGGCCGCGCCGGGATGGCTGACCACCCGCTGGAACAGCGTTTTTTTGCCCTGCTGCAACAGGGGCGCGGCAGAAGCGGTGGAAACAGTGCCAGCAAGGCAGACGCCAAGGCCCAGCACCAGCAGGGCTACAAGGCAGCAACGGCGAAACAGGGGCATGCAGTGCATAGTGAACTCCTCGCGGAATACAGCAATTCCAGGTCAAACTGCTCGGGGGCCGCGTTTATTGCCAGTTTTGCAGCAGGGAGCGCGCCTCGGCATCCCCCTTGGCCTCAAGGGCGCGGGCGTGTTCCTTCAGCGTGTCCAGTGCCGCCTTGGCCTGAGGCTGGCCCTTTTGCAGGGCCTGATCATACCAGCGCTTGGCCTGCGTGAGGTCGGCGGGGATGCTGCCGCGCGGCAGGGTGCTTGCGGGGTCGTAAAACTGACCCACGAGGAACATGGCTTCGGCGTCGCCTTTCTGCGCCGCGTCTTCCAGCAGCAAAAATGCGGCGTCGCTTTCTTCCGGCTTGGCGTCGGCCTTGCGCAAGGGCTTTGCCATGGCAAGGCTCACGTCGGGCAGTGCCTGCCCGCGCAACTGCTCCCGCGCCGAGGCCAGGGGAGAAAGCGGCTGCTTGGCGGCATCCGTACCTTGCTGTCCGGCGTCTGCGGGCTTGGGCTGGGCCTGATCAGCGCTTTGGGGCTTGTTCGCATTCTGCGTCTGCTCAGGAGGCGTAGGCAGGGGGGCTTTTTCCGGCTCGCGCAGCAGGAACCACCACGCGGCAACGCCTGCGGCAATGGCTGCAAGCACCAGCAGGACCAAAAGCCCGGCCTTGCTGCCGGATTTGCCTTCTTCCTTGCTTGCCATTTCAAGTGGGGCTTCCTGCTGCTGGGGCGCTTGCGGCTCCTCAAAAGCCAGAGGCGGCTCCGGCGATTCCAGCACTGGTTCCGGCTCCGGTTCGGGAGCGGGCGGCGCGACAGGCGGGAGAGTTTGCGGAGCGCCAGCGCCCATGCCATGCCCGCCCGCGATGTTGGAATATACGAGCGATTTTACGGCAAGGGCGCAGCTGCCCACGCCGCGCAGGCTGATACGGTAGGCATCGAGGTTGTCCACCTCGTCCACCACCGCAGGGCCAACGGCCAGCCGCAGGCTACCTCCGTCATTATCCCAGGCATCGGGGGTGAGAAGGGTTTCGCTCTCCTGCCAGCCACGGGGGCCAAGGCATTTGCCGTCAGATGCCCGCAGCAGTGTAAAGCCGGGTTCGCTCACATCGCCTGCGTCAAATATCTCGATGATTCCGTTGCCGGGGCCGCGCCCGGTATCGGCTGAAATGCTGGCGCGCATGGTTTATCCTTTGAAGGCCTGCAAAAGTTCGCGCAGGCGGTTGTTCTGTTCAGGGTTGACGCTCTGCTGACCGTCAAAATCCACATTGGCCATAACGCTGTATGCCATGGCGCGCAGCCAGTCGGTATACCACAGGCGGTCATAGGGCGATTCTTCCTCGCCGATGCGGGGTTCGCCCCTGATTTCCTGCGGCGGATTAAACAGTGCCACGCTTTTGCCGCCAAAAACAACGGTACGCCGCGTCTGATCCTTGAAGCGTGGGTCAAAGCCCCACCAGTCCACAAAGGCGTTGATGGCATCCGCAGCAAGGCTCACCTGCTTCCACATGAGTCGTTCGCGGGCCATGTTGCTGAATGCCGAAGAACGGCGCAGCTCAGCCTCCAGATTTTCGCGCAGCTTGCAGCGCGCTGCGGCCTGCACAAGCTCATGGCAGAACTGGTCAAGTTCCTTGGCGGGCAGGCCAAGCTGGCCCCTGACTTCCACATCGTTGCAGAGGTCGCGCAGCCGCCCTGTCCAGTGATCCATGACCATTCCGGCAAAAACCTGGGCGCTGTCCTTTGCTTCCGCATCGGCGGCGTCTGCCGCTGGCGCTTGCATTGGGGCGTCGTCGCCAAAAATGTCGCCCAGAATGTCGTTGGCGGAAACACGCGCTCCTACAACCTGGGCAGGCGCTGCGTTCTGCCCTTCATCCGGGCTTTGGCGGGCGTTGAGGCAGATTTCGTAGAGGTCAAAATCGCGCACCTGAAGGCGGCGCAAAAATTCGCCGAAGAGCTGCTTTTCCGCAACCTTGGCCATCTGCGAAACCAGCAGGCGCGAGAGCTGCTCCTTTTGCCTGCGCAGTTCTTCCCTGTCGTCCGTGCGGTAGAAGGGCGCAAGCCCGGTGCGCAGACGCTCGCATTTTTCGGCAAGGCTGCCGCTGATCTGCTGCCGCTTGAGTTCGGGATTGCACAGGGGCCGCAGGCTCTGGCGCAGCAGGCCAACGCCGCCGTCGTTGAGCGTCATGGCAGCCTGCCAGGCCCGTTCCGGGTCAGCCACATGCTTCTGCACCAGTGGCGATTGCATAAAGGACTGACGCACTTCTTCCACAAAGGCCTGTTGTTCCTGCCGGATGCCGGTTTCACGCCTGTCGGCGTAATCGAAAATGGCTTCGCACAAGAAGTTGGGATTGCGCAGCAAAAAGACATTATTGAAGGGGTGCGTGCCGTCCCAGTTTTGCGGCCAGTCGTGCACCTGGCCGAAAAAGTTCACCAGCGAGGATTCCAGCCGGGTTGTCCAGCGGGTTTCCACAGAGGGCGATCCGGCCTTTTTTTCAAACTCCATGTCCATCTTGGTGAGCACAAAAAAGAGCGCTGGCGCTTTGCTGGCGCGCATTTCCGGCGTTTCGCCGTGGGTGGAGCATATCCATTCATACACGGCCTGCGGCAGATCCTGCACTTCCTGGGTGCTGGGTCCGATGCAGAGCAGCATGCTGGTGAGCTCTTTTTCTTCGCGGTAGCGCTCAAAAAGATAGGCCACCTTGCCGCGCAAAAAGAGTTCCTTGAGCATGTCCTTACGGCTGTCCAGCGCAGCGCGCAGATCGCTGAACTTGTAGCGCGCGCGGTATCCGGGAAAGTCCAGCAGGTCGGTGTGGTCAAAGAAATCGTCCGGCTTTTCACGCATGTAGATGGTGATTTCGGCCGTGAGGGCCGTCACCAGGGCGCGCGGCAGGTCCGCCTTGCGGCCCTCAGCGCCCACAAGGGTCAGCATGTCTGTGGGCGGTTCGTTGAGGCCCTGCAACCGCGCCACGTCAATAATGCTGTTGCTGCGGGGTATGAGCGCGTCAATGGCGCAGCATGCCTCGGCAGCGTTGCCGAGCTGGCGCAAGGCCGCGCCAAGCTGAATATACACTGCCTGAAATTCCGGCACGCTGTCCCAGATCAGGCCCACAAGGCGGGCGCGGTCTTCCAGCTCCAGACGGGGGGCCAGTTCCATGGCCCGCACCCAGTAACCGTTCTGGAGCATCTGCACTCTGGGGCGCGAAATGAAGTTTTTATTCACATAATCGCGCAGCTCTTCCACATCGTCCAAACTCATGCCGCCGGGCACGGGCGCAGACTGGGCGCGGCCTTGCAGGCTCTCCAGCTCCCTGGCGAGAGCCTCGGCATTGGGTGCGTCCTTGTGGTCGCAGTCCGCATAGTACGTATTGGCGAGCACACGGGCCACGTCAGTTTCCGAAAGCAGACGCAGGCGGATGGGGTAGGCCTCGGTAACGCCCTCGGGCGGCGTGGTGGTAAAGCGCGTGACAAGCCCCGTGGATTCCTTGCCGCCCTCTGGGTTGATATCCTTGATGAAGTTGAAGGTCTGACCGCAAAAATCGGCCAGAAGCACCTTGTCCGCATCGCTGGCAAGGGCCGAGATAAGGTAGGACTTGCCCGATTGGCTGGGGCCAAACACACCCACGCACATCTTGCGGCGGGCCGCCTGCTCGCACTTGCCGAAAAAGCGGGCCGCATGGCGCAGATCCTTTTGCAGGGCCGCGCGCTCGTTGCCCACAAGCTCGGCATTGTCCTGAAGCCATGCCCCTGCGGAACGGGAAGTTTCCGCCAGTTCGCGGCAGTGCCGCGCTAAATCCATATCCTGCTGCTGCATAACCATCCTCAATTATCCGGCGTCGGTGACAATGCCCGTATCCAGCCAGTAGCCTTCGTCCAGTTTCAGGGTTTGCAGGCGGATTTCAAGATCGCGGCGGTCAACGCTGCGCTCCTGGCAATCCACGATGGAATCAATGCGGAACTCGCCCTCGCTGCGGCGATCCTTGTCCGTCTCGCTGCGGATATCTTCCTCATCCAGGGCATCGGCAACGCTCAGGCTGACCTCAACCCGGTAGGGCAGTCGGCCCGAAGCACGGGAGCGGGCTTCCTCCGTGGCAAAGGTCAGCAGATGGTAGCGGGTGGTGGGCCAGCGTTCGGCATCCAGCTGTCTGTAGCCGATGGAAAGCGGCCCGCTGAAGGCCACGGCCCGGGTTTTGTCCGTACCGTCCTTGCTGTCCACATCCACGGTAAACCAGACCTTGGGGCTCTTGAGCTGGCTGTTTATGTCCATCTCGCCGATATAGCGCGCGGTGGACGTAAGCTTGAGCGCGCCGGAATCAAAGGAAAAGCCTTCCAGATGCCCATCGGCCAGCGCACAGAGGATGGCCCCCACCACAACCGTGGTTTTGGGGTCGGTGATGCGGCCCTGCGCATCGGCAAAGGGATACCACGAGCCTGCGTGATAGCGCCGCATGGGAATGATCCTGTCTGGCGGCACGGGCAGCTTGGCAAGCACTGTGGCGATAACGCCGTTCCACGAACTGGGCCGCCCGGTGAGCAGCAGCACATCGCAATCGTACATGTGCACCACTTCGCACAGGGCGGAAAGCGTCGAACCAAGCGTGCTGCGGATGGTTTCTTCCACTGCGGCCTGATTGACGCTGATGGGCACATCAAGGATGTTAAAGTTCTGGATGAAGGATGCGGAACGCCGCACCATTGCCTTAACATCCCGAAGGGTTGCAGGCTGGGGGCGTGGGGCCAGTGCTGCCGGGCTGAAGCGGGGCGAATCCGCTGCGGGCTTTGCCGCAGATGGTGCGGCGTCCGCCGCCGTATCTGCAGCATCAGCCGTTTCTTCACTGCCCACAGGGTCAGGCTCAAAAAAGTCGCCCAGCGTACAGTTAAAGACACTACCGCGCAGATCGGGATTTTCGCAGGTTGCCAGCAGCCCGAGGGCAACGGGCACGGCAATCTGTCGCACCAGCCGCACACGGGTATTGCGGTCTTCCTGCGACATGCCGATGGAATCGCGCCCAAAAAGCTGCCCCAAAAGCGACCTCGGCTCTGCAAGCCCTTCGCGCGCCAGCGCCTGACCAATGGCCGGGATCACATGGTTGGCCACCACCTCGCGCAGCACTTCATCGCCCGCGATATTAAAGCCGTCCCTGAATTCCGTATGCGGCTTGATGCGCGCGGTGTCGCCCTCGCCGCTGGCAAGCTCAAAAGTGGTGATGGAAAGGTCGGTTGTGCCGCCGCCAATATCAATGGAAGCCATGCGGATGCACGGATGGTTGCCGCAGGCCTCGCGCGGTTTGCCCATGAGGCGGAACAGATGGTGCGCGTCGCCGTGCTGTTTGACGGCAAGCTCGTTGTAGAGCAGCACAAGCTGCGAGCAACTGGCTTCGTCCCAGTCGCAGCGCACCTGCGGGCTTTGGCGGTAATCGCCCGTGAGGCTACGGGTTTGCAGGCGGGGCGCATACCACTGGCTCCAGCCAAGAGCGTCCCACACCACGCGCACGGCCCACGTGACCCAGCGGCGAAAAATGCGCTTCTCCGCAACGGGCATGGCCGTAGGCACCGTAAAGATGAGCCTTCTGAGCCTGCGGGGCAGGTTGGGCAGTTCACGGCGTGCGCGCGTGGCTGGCGAATTGATGGTCACAAGGGCTTGGGTCAGAATTTCGCCCAGCATGAAGAGCATGAGCGACGAGCGCGTAAACAGCGATTCAAAAATCGGCTCAGGCTGCTGTTTTTGCAGGGCAGGGCTCTTTTTGAACATGGGGTCGTCAAAGCACGAAAGCGGCGTGCCCTGCGGGTTCAACTGGCGCGGAAACAGCCCCCGGCTGACCATGGGTTCAGACTTGCCGCCAGTGTTGTAGCGCCAGCTCTGCTGCCAGGGGCGCTCGTCCCAGAGGTAACGCTTGGGGCTGGACATGCCTGTCGTGCCCTCGGCGCACACGGCCTGCGTGGCAAGGCGGGCGGCTTCCGGCCCGATGCGCACGGCAGAAGGCCAGGCAAAGGCCGGAGTCTGGCGGCCCGAGCGGCGCGAAAGCGCATCGTTGCCAAAGGCCGCATCCACAAATTCCACACGCGTTTCAAAGGGGTCGGAATAGATGTGTTCCGGCTGGCTCAGGTCGCGCAGTTCAAGCAGGTAGCTGTCGTTGAGGTTGGTGATGCGCTGGGGCAGGGTTTCCACCAAGATGCCCGTGGTGCGTGAATTGCCGATATCCAGCACCAGATCAACATCCACAGGGGTGTCGCGGTCGGGATTGATGACCTGAGCCGCCAGATCGTTGAGCGCAAGGCGCACAACGTCAAGCCATGTGAGGTAGGAGGCCAGATGCTCCAGCACGTAGGGGTAACCATCGTGCCATGCGCCACGCCCCCGGTGTTGCGACTGCTTCCACGCATCGTAGAGGCCGTGGAGCCATTCATCCACCCAGGCCGCGTTGAGAAACCACGAATTGTCGCGCACAAGGTGAGCCAGCATAAAATGCCCGTGGGCCGTCACATCCTGCGGAGAAAGCGCATGGTACTGCTCGCCCTGAGCGGGGCGGTCTTCCACATTTGTGTCAAACATGAGCACCACGCGGAGCTGGCCGGGGTGCCTCTCTGACCGCATGACCCGCGCCCGCGCCCAGTTGGAGGGGCCACATTCAAAGCGCTTGCCGCCGTCCGGCCAGGGCTGGTCGAGCGTGCGCAAAAAGGGAATGGGCAGCCAGTGCCCTTCCCAGGCATCCAGCGCGCGCCGGGCTTCGATGCTGTAGTCCTCATCGCAGGGCAGCCCGCTCAACTGGTCGATAAAGCCGTTTTCCGTTTCTGTCAGGCAGCGCAAATAGTGGGTGTAGCGCGTCTGCTCGTCGGATTCTTTCTTTTTTTCTTCGCGAAAATACCGCCGCAGTCGTTTGACGGCATCTTCGGGCATGGAGAAATCAAGAAACTGCGGGCAGCCGCCGGGAATAATGCTGACCGGCGAAAGGTAACGGGGTATGACATCCATCATTATTTCCTTTTGAAACGGGCGTCCCACTTGAGATTGGCCCCGCCAAGCTCTTTGCCCTTGCACTGGGTGGTGTTTTCCTGTCCGGTACATTCAACCTTTTGCGGAACATAGGTGCCGCCACGCGGGCAACGGGCCTGACTGGAATCAAACTGCAACTGGTTGCCCTGAAAGCGCGCCGAAGCCGAACCGCTGCACACCTGACCGTTGCGCTCACGCACAAGACGGCGGCCCTTGCCGCTCTTGTCAAAGCAGTATTCTGCAATGATCGGCTCGTTGGAGGGGTGCGAATACAGGCCGGTTTCGCTTGTCCAGCAGCCCTCAAGGAAGCTCAGGTCGTTCTTTTTGGCCGCGTCTTCGGGAATGGCAAGGTTGTCATTCTTTTTGGGCGCGGGCTTGGGCGGCTCCTGCGGTTTGGGTTCTTCCTTGGGCAGGGGCTTGGGTTCCTGTTTGGGTTCAGGCTTTGGCTTGGGCTTGGGAGCTTCCGCCACCTTG encodes:
- a CDS encoding virulence factor SrfC family protein, whose translation is MDLARHCRELAETSRSAGAWLQDNAELVGNERAALQKDLRHAARFFGKCEQAARRKMCVGVFGPSQSGKSYLISALASDADKVLLADFCGQTFNFIKDINPEGGKESTGLVTRFTTTPPEGVTEAYPIRLRLLSETDVARVLANTYYADCDHKDAPNAEALARELESLQGRAQSAPVPGGMSLDDVEELRDYVNKNFISRPRVQMLQNGYWVRAMELAPRLELEDRARLVGLIWDSVPEFQAVYIQLGAALRQLGNAAEACCAIDALIPRSNSIIDVARLQGLNEPPTDMLTLVGAEGRKADLPRALVTALTAEITIYMREKPDDFFDHTDLLDFPGYRARYKFSDLRAALDSRKDMLKELFLRGKVAYLFERYREEKELTSMLLCIGPSTQEVQDLPQAVYEWICSTHGETPEMRASKAPALFFVLTKMDMEFEKKAGSPSVETRWTTRLESSLVNFFGQVHDWPQNWDGTHPFNNVFLLRNPNFLCEAIFDYADRRETGIRQEQQAFVEEVRQSFMQSPLVQKHVADPERAWQAAMTLNDGGVGLLRQSLRPLCNPELKRQQISGSLAEKCERLRTGLAPFYRTDDREELRRQKEQLSRLLVSQMAKVAEKQLFGEFLRRLQVRDFDLYEICLNARQSPDEGQNAAPAQVVGARVSANDILGDIFGDDAPMQAPAADAADAEAKDSAQVFAGMVMDHWTGRLRDLCNDVEVRGQLGLPAKELDQFCHELVQAAARCKLRENLEAELRRSSAFSNMARERLMWKQVSLAADAINAFVDWWGFDPRFKDQTRRTVVFGGKSVALFNPPQEIRGEPRIGEEESPYDRLWYTDWLRAMAYSVMANVDFDGQQSVNPEQNNRLRELLQAFKG
- a CDS encoding VWA domain-containing protein yields the protein MHCMPLFRRCCLVALLVLGLGVCLAGTVSTASAAPLLQQGKKTLFQRVVSHPGAALLAEPKADGAVVRKSVVPFTVMYVYDRKDAYIQVGASTAQPEGWMEAAKATDWNQSLTLLFTPRTGRDPVLFFKTETGLNELCSAPDMEKRLDALEAQAASLRQSNQPAPETMPILASEPADAQGAVSEKRFYLMPILDMKDPFDGVKFLRVASIDPGNGKNKDGKNGPPKTGIALVIDTTISMKPYIDQSLNVVRQIYDKIEKDHMTDNVGFAVVAFRSSTKATPGLEYTTEVVSDFATAKDRKSLEDKLSKVQEAKVSSHDFNEDSLAGVYKAVEGLNWGDYSSRLILLITDAGPLKGGDKFASVAMGPSEVNDFARQKGIWITALHLKSPGGNANHAYAEQSYRALSKLSGNRSNYLVVSAPTPAKGAEQFAAITKTLATGMLDMVKNTAEGKIMTKPKDEKPQTASAEDQAANLAATLGYAMQLEYLGKARENAAPSVVNSWIADMDLNQLAKSRQTPCVDVAVLLTKNQLNDLSAQLKAIIDNAERTKKTDARDFFQGVLSASTRMARDPNMPSQGKNLAELGVLSEFLDGLPYKSDVMLLREEDWYRMSVGEQTAFINRLKSRLARYEEYDRDRANWESFGQANPGDWVYRVPLSMLP
- a CDS encoding virulence factor SrfB — translated: MDVIPRYLSPVSIIPGGCPQFLDFSMPEDAVKRLRRYFREEKKKESDEQTRYTHYLRCLTETENGFIDQLSGLPCDEDYSIEARRALDAWEGHWLPIPFLRTLDQPWPDGGKRFECGPSNWARARVMRSERHPGQLRVVLMFDTNVEDRPAQGEQYHALSPQDVTAHGHFMLAHLVRDNSWFLNAAWVDEWLHGLYDAWKQSQHRGRGAWHDGYPYVLEHLASYLTWLDVVRLALNDLAAQVINPDRDTPVDVDLVLDIGNSRTTGILVETLPQRITNLNDSYLLELRDLSQPEHIYSDPFETRVEFVDAAFGNDALSRRSGRQTPAFAWPSAVRIGPEAARLATQAVCAEGTTGMSSPKRYLWDERPWQQSWRYNTGGKSEPMVSRGLFPRQLNPQGTPLSCFDDPMFKKSPALQKQQPEPIFESLFTRSSLMLFMLGEILTQALVTINSPATRARRELPNLPRRLRRLIFTVPTAMPVAEKRIFRRWVTWAVRVVWDALGWSQWYAPRLQTRSLTGDYRQSPQVRCDWDEASCSQLVLLYNELAVKQHGDAHHLFRLMGKPREACGNHPCIRMASIDIGGGTTDLSITTFELASGEGDTARIKPHTEFRDGFNIAGDEVLREVVANHVIPAIGQALAREGLAEPRSLLGQLFGRDSIGMSQEDRNTRVRLVRQIAVPVALGLLATCENPDLRGSVFNCTLGDFFEPDPVGSEETADAADTAADAAPSAAKPAADSPRFSPAALAPRPQPATLRDVKAMVRRSASFIQNFNILDVPISVNQAAVEETIRSTLGSTLSALCEVVHMYDCDVLLLTGRPSSWNGVIATVLAKLPVPPDRIIPMRRYHAGSWYPFADAQGRITDPKTTVVVGAILCALADGHLEGFSFDSGALKLTSTARYIGEMDINSQLKSPKVWFTVDVDSKDGTDKTRAVAFSGPLSIGYRQLDAERWPTTRYHLLTFATEEARSRASGRLPYRVEVSLSVADALDEEDIRSETDKDRRSEGEFRIDSIVDCQERSVDRRDLEIRLQTLKLDEGYWLDTGIVTDAG
- a CDS encoding ABC transporter ATP-binding protein, which produces MSDMVFSLRNIGKTRPGDEGFRLRIEQLDVPRGSLLALVGPSGCGKSTALDMLACALSPDMTPEGFALPHKPTEAKQGNLPHPASAAASFAFSPQAGASTDILAAWRSGGTDALALLRLHHLGYVLQTGGLLPFLSARENIVLRCKSLGTLAKRQEAITTIVDRLGIGHLLGHYPATLSVGERQRVAIASALAHGPSVVLADEPTAALDPGHAANVLRLFGELARQLSITVVMVTHNLEQARQAGFVLAPVRVEQDKGGTASILHWTGRAA
- a CDS encoding FtsX-like permease family protein — its product is MAANTWTTMLRLACKDYWHEFLLSACAVLGLAAVLTPLLVLYGVKFGVVQTLTERLRNDPRNLEISPVISGRYTPEYLAKLAAHPDVAFVLPRTRSIAATMDLSAGNGDARSVLVASLEPTAEGDPLLLRFGAGVPTMPQMPDTEAVGVTLSSSAAEKLHLKQGDTLNGKVERRFQGKVQTARVALRVAAVLPLAAQQKDVAYVPLPLMEATEDYRDGRAVPELGAQNGWTGEPRPQGERVYPGFRLYARSLDHVMQLREAFAAQKLDVYTHAEEIEQVTALARALNLIFALICAATAIGFLASTASSVLAGIKRKERILGLLRLHGFTTGKLMVFPLAQSLLTALAGTALASGVYGVAAFAINKLFSASVTGMEQVCLLLPEHFALAFAAVSGLALLAALAPALRAARVEPSEVIREI
- a CDS encoding sel1 repeat family protein; the protein is MRASISADTGRGPGNGIIEIFDAGDVSEPGFTLLRASDGKCLGPRGWQESETLLTPDAWDNDGGSLRLAVGPAVVDEVDNLDAYRISLRGVGSCALAVKSLVYSNIAGGHGMGAGAPQTLPPVAPPAPEPEPEPVLESPEPPLAFEEPQAPQQQEAPLEMASKEEGKSGSKAGLLVLLVLAAIAAGVAAWWFLLREPEKAPLPTPPEQTQNANKPQSADQAQPKPADAGQQGTDAAKQPLSPLASAREQLRGQALPDVSLAMAKPLRKADAKPEESDAAFLLLEDAAQKGDAEAMFLVGQFYDPASTLPRGSIPADLTQAKRWYDQALQKGQPQAKAALDTLKEHARALEAKGDAEARSLLQNWQ